The proteins below are encoded in one region of Geomonas ferrireducens:
- a CDS encoding sensor histidine kinase yields MPDQKAQKTYSSRPNCRHQAAIGIAFGLAGFVLNWFKLEFFFNVDFIFGSILSMFALMRFGLVAGMTATLIAASCTWFLWHHPWAVIIFCAETLCTARLNLSKDRDPVLNNLAYWFSGGIALVLFFYAGVMHFPLLPAMVMGLKQGINGIVNTLIAAALHMGYGFYRRRQERLPGLRQLIFVAISLFVTIPTLLFLYLDIRHTMRQDLARHQEATVRIATAAQTGAASWLDSSLGVIRFLASSSSGPVAHMRRDLENMRQSLTDFRRLGMTDERGITVAFSPAVDENGATTVGLDLSDRSYLKKVSTPPYPEVMELFQGRIGAPGPRLILVAPVLEKEGYRGAVFGVADLGSLTELLQKLVHEDSVQVTLVDDRGMVVMSTKQELRPLTPYVLPAGGSLMPVAKGIRHWIPAPKPGLSPYKRWLASFYVKEMPLDGYPGWKLVVESPLKRPITALSEKITAALSGIGLLLVLLVFCSRLFAGRIASILSDFERVTRELPAQIAAGTTIEWPPPVTTEFKGLTDNVQVMTRELLLSHTALKQLNQSLEQRVEERTAQLRESRQLLNAVIETTPDPISVKDRQGTYLMMNKAGLEFLGREAIGSEETRIYGAEEEEVILAYDRRVLETGAIVSFEQSRRNHLGQSRVFNVVKGPIRDHAGAVTGIFAISRDITDRIRMEEQLEQERSLLRTIISTIPDLIFLKDVNGVFLAANPAFQKMAGHPEAEIIGRTDRDIWNAEEAELFVKRDREVLAAGRQIAHEEWLTDSSGGRRILLETKKTPMLDRAGNQLGILGIARDITAQHEAKEELKRAVAERTADLRRLAERIETVAEHERASVAQEIHDELGQLLAALMMDVAWFQKRIPEGDEKYAAKVKAMNELLNVTIQCARRITRDLRPRMLDELGLVAAIEEQLELYRQRQIDCRFIVPQRDAEVDPERANSLFRIFQESMTNVMRHSGATKAEILLDISEDGIVLQIEDNGRGINEEQINNLQSLGLLGIKERALRWGGTAEIRGVHGKGTTIRVEMPVERRRKKR; encoded by the coding sequence ATGCCGGACCAGAAAGCGCAAAAGACGTACTCATCCCGGCCGAACTGCCGGCACCAGGCAGCCATCGGGATCGCCTTCGGCCTCGCCGGATTCGTACTGAACTGGTTCAAGCTGGAATTCTTCTTCAACGTCGATTTCATCTTCGGCTCCATCCTCTCCATGTTCGCCCTGATGCGCTTCGGTCTCGTTGCCGGGATGACGGCGACGCTCATCGCCGCCAGCTGCACCTGGTTTCTCTGGCACCATCCCTGGGCGGTGATCATCTTCTGCGCCGAGACGCTCTGCACCGCGCGGTTGAACCTCTCCAAAGACCGCGACCCGGTCCTTAACAACCTAGCCTACTGGTTCAGCGGCGGCATCGCCCTCGTGCTCTTCTTCTACGCCGGTGTCATGCACTTCCCTCTCCTGCCCGCCATGGTGATGGGGCTCAAGCAGGGGATCAACGGCATCGTCAACACGCTGATCGCGGCCGCGCTCCACATGGGCTACGGCTTCTACCGGCGGCGCCAGGAAAGGCTTCCCGGGCTGCGCCAGCTGATCTTCGTCGCCATATCGCTCTTTGTCACCATCCCGACCCTGCTTTTCCTCTACCTGGACATAAGACACACGATGCGCCAGGACCTCGCACGGCACCAGGAGGCAACGGTTCGTATCGCCACCGCGGCCCAGACCGGAGCGGCATCCTGGCTGGACAGCAGCCTCGGGGTGATCCGCTTCCTTGCCTCCTCCAGCAGCGGACCGGTGGCCCACATGCGGCGCGACCTGGAGAACATGCGCCAGTCGCTCACCGACTTCAGGCGCCTCGGGATGACCGACGAGCGAGGCATCACGGTGGCCTTCTCCCCGGCCGTGGACGAGAACGGCGCGACCACCGTCGGACTGGACCTGTCGGACCGCAGTTACCTGAAGAAGGTCTCCACCCCACCCTACCCCGAGGTGATGGAGCTCTTCCAGGGGAGGATCGGCGCGCCGGGGCCGAGACTCATCCTGGTCGCGCCGGTGCTTGAAAAGGAAGGTTACCGGGGCGCCGTATTCGGCGTCGCCGACCTCGGCAGCCTGACGGAGCTCCTGCAAAAGCTCGTGCACGAAGACTCCGTGCAGGTGACCCTCGTCGACGACCGGGGGATGGTGGTCATGAGTACCAAGCAGGAGTTAAGGCCCCTCACCCCTTACGTCCTTCCCGCAGGGGGCTCCCTGATGCCGGTGGCCAAAGGGATACGCCACTGGATCCCGGCCCCCAAACCCGGGTTGAGCCCGTACAAGCGCTGGCTTGCCTCGTTTTACGTGAAGGAGATGCCGCTGGACGGGTACCCGGGGTGGAAGCTGGTGGTTGAGTCTCCGCTCAAGCGCCCCATCACCGCGCTCTCCGAAAAGATCACCGCGGCGCTCTCCGGCATCGGTCTGCTGCTCGTGTTACTGGTCTTCTGCTCACGGCTTTTCGCCGGCAGGATCGCCTCCATCCTCTCGGACTTCGAGCGCGTGACGCGCGAGCTTCCCGCCCAGATCGCGGCCGGAACCACCATCGAGTGGCCTCCTCCGGTGACCACCGAGTTCAAGGGGCTCACCGACAACGTGCAGGTGATGACGAGGGAGCTGTTGCTCTCGCACACGGCGCTCAAACAGCTGAACCAGAGCCTGGAGCAGCGCGTCGAGGAGCGCACCGCGCAACTGAGGGAAAGCCGGCAGCTTTTAAACGCAGTCATCGAAACGACGCCCGACCCGATCTCGGTCAAGGACCGCCAGGGGACCTACCTCATGATGAACAAGGCGGGGCTGGAGTTTCTCGGACGGGAGGCGATCGGCAGTGAGGAAACCCGCATCTATGGGGCGGAAGAGGAAGAGGTGATCCTCGCGTACGACCGGCGCGTACTGGAAACCGGCGCCATCGTCTCCTTCGAACAATCCCGCCGCAACCACCTGGGGCAGTCCCGCGTCTTCAACGTGGTGAAGGGGCCGATCCGTGACCATGCCGGCGCCGTGACCGGGATCTTCGCCATCTCCCGTGATATCACCGACCGCATCCGGATGGAGGAACAACTGGAGCAGGAGCGGTCGCTTTTGCGTACCATCATCAGCACCATCCCGGACCTGATCTTTCTGAAGGACGTAAACGGCGTGTTTCTCGCGGCAAACCCGGCATTTCAGAAGATGGCGGGGCACCCGGAAGCGGAGATCATCGGCCGGACGGATCGCGACATCTGGAACGCAGAAGAGGCCGAGCTTTTCGTAAAAAGGGACCGTGAGGTGCTCGCGGCAGGCCGTCAGATCGCTCACGAGGAATGGCTGACCGACAGCAGCGGAGGAAGGCGCATCCTGCTGGAAACGAAGAAAACCCCGATGCTGGACCGCGCCGGGAACCAGCTGGGGATTTTGGGCATCGCCCGCGACATCACGGCGCAGCACGAGGCGAAGGAGGAGCTGAAACGCGCCGTGGCCGAGCGGACCGCGGACCTGCGGCGACTGGCGGAGCGAATAGAGACGGTAGCCGAGCACGAGCGGGCCTCGGTGGCCCAGGAGATCCACGACGAGCTGGGGCAACTGCTTGCCGCGCTCATGATGGACGTCGCCTGGTTCCAAAAGCGCATCCCGGAAGGGGACGAAAAGTACGCCGCGAAGGTGAAGGCGATGAACGAGCTCCTGAACGTCACCATACAGTGCGCGCGCCGCATCACGCGGGACCTCCGCCCCCGCATGCTGGACGAGCTCGGCCTGGTCGCCGCCATCGAGGAGCAGCTGGAGCTTTACCGCCAGCGCCAGATCGACTGCCGGTTCATCGTCCCGCAGCGCGACGCCGAGGTCGACCCGGAACGGGCCAACTCCCTCTTCCGCATCTTCCAGGAAAGCATGACCAACGTGATGCGCCACTCCGGCGCGACGAAGGCCGAGATCCTCCTCGACATAAGTGAGGACGGCATCGTGCTGCAGATAGAGGACAACGGCCGCGGCATCAACGAGGAACAGATCAACAACCTGCAGTCGCTTGGCCTTCTAGGGATCAAGGAGAGGGCCCTGCGCTGGGGAGGGACGGCCGAGATCAGGGGAGTGCACGGTAAGGGAACTACGATTCGGGTTGAGATGCCCGTGGAACGAAGGAGGAAAAAGAGATGA
- a CDS encoding TonB-dependent receptor plug domain-containing protein — MTAKQLITILLASLMVLSPMAVTQLRAEDTDEVTRSLGLSGEEAVAVPHSPRPASLIAENVTVIDADEIARLNAHTVADVLQTVPGAQVDLLQTPGNVVLYDILGSSSRHVLVQIDGVPQNFVSSDNFAHIGSIPVQMIERIEIIKGPASAAWGSSLGGVINIITKLPAQDTPATGLASASIGKNATTDLRAEVSGTVEQLGYYLTGGKLFSDGLIPRNDVDFNHGFGKLSYDFLNGGRAILAVDARDADMGLSESYLYNFWETGMARYLNGYFSVQYPLAERLSLEANARGGRRSTAHVIGNFFPEPAPFVHATAREVYQGYETALNWGDANRGLKAGVEYEQTEVRQRELLMPIPDFNIDKTLTRYSAYLNGTYTLGKLSVLPGARFDRFNLLDDALSGTLGATYRLTDNTLLRGYAAYGYSMPLISNYGSTDGQVPHKLQQIRTVQAGIESTAIPYLWLKVMLFDNEVWNIQTIDRYNVLHRDEQSREGVDMEWRTSSLYGFMLSGGYTFTDARDKKTGKQLSGGESGPRHAVKGALTYQNEEIGLTSVLTANYSDWNLATPGADSTATFLDLHVTQKLASSSDRSPELFFSVRNILDTKLYQYEFRPAAPRWFEFGGRLRF, encoded by the coding sequence TTGACAGCAAAACAGCTCATCACAATACTGCTTGCCTCCCTGATGGTCCTGTCCCCGATGGCCGTCACCCAGCTTCGCGCCGAGGATACGGACGAGGTGACACGCTCGCTCGGCCTGTCCGGCGAAGAGGCCGTCGCAGTCCCCCATTCCCCCCGTCCCGCTTCGCTCATCGCGGAAAACGTCACCGTAATAGACGCCGACGAGATCGCCCGGCTTAACGCTCACACCGTGGCCGACGTGCTTCAGACGGTCCCCGGCGCCCAGGTGGACCTGTTGCAGACTCCCGGCAACGTCGTCCTTTACGACATCCTCGGCAGCTCGAGCCGGCACGTCCTGGTTCAGATCGACGGGGTGCCCCAGAACTTCGTAAGCTCCGACAACTTCGCCCACATCGGCAGCATCCCGGTGCAGATGATCGAGCGCATCGAGATCATCAAGGGGCCAGCCTCGGCAGCCTGGGGCTCTTCCCTTGGCGGGGTGATCAACATCATCACCAAGCTCCCCGCACAGGATACCCCGGCGACCGGTCTCGCCTCAGCCTCCATCGGCAAGAACGCCACCACTGACCTGAGGGCGGAGGTCAGCGGCACCGTAGAGCAGCTCGGGTACTACCTGACCGGCGGAAAGCTCTTCTCAGACGGCCTCATCCCCCGAAACGACGTCGATTTCAACCACGGCTTCGGGAAACTGAGCTACGACTTCCTAAACGGCGGCAGGGCAATCCTCGCAGTCGACGCACGCGATGCCGACATGGGCCTCAGCGAGTCCTACCTCTACAACTTCTGGGAAACCGGGATGGCCCGTTATCTGAACGGCTACTTCTCGGTGCAGTACCCGCTCGCCGAGCGTCTATCGCTCGAGGCAAACGCCCGCGGGGGGAGACGCAGCACCGCGCACGTCATCGGGAACTTCTTCCCCGAACCCGCCCCCTTCGTCCACGCAACGGCGCGCGAAGTGTACCAGGGGTACGAGACGGCACTCAACTGGGGAGACGCGAACCGGGGACTCAAGGCCGGGGTGGAGTACGAGCAGACCGAGGTGCGGCAGCGTGAACTCCTCATGCCGATCCCCGACTTCAACATCGATAAAACCCTCACCCGCTACAGCGCGTACCTGAACGGCACCTACACCCTCGGAAAGCTCTCCGTGCTCCCCGGTGCCCGCTTCGACCGCTTCAACCTTTTGGATGACGCCCTGAGCGGCACCCTTGGCGCCACCTACCGCCTGACCGACAATACCCTTTTGCGCGGCTATGCGGCGTACGGCTACAGCATGCCGCTCATCAGCAATTACGGCTCCACCGATGGACAGGTACCGCACAAACTGCAGCAGATACGGACCGTACAAGCGGGGATCGAGAGCACCGCGATCCCATACCTGTGGCTCAAGGTGATGCTGTTTGACAACGAGGTCTGGAACATCCAGACCATCGACCGCTACAACGTACTGCACCGGGACGAACAGAGCCGCGAAGGGGTCGACATGGAATGGCGCACCTCTTCCTTGTACGGCTTCATGCTAAGCGGCGGCTACACCTTCACCGACGCCCGCGACAAAAAAACAGGGAAGCAGTTAAGCGGCGGCGAGAGCGGCCCGCGCCACGCGGTCAAGGGGGCACTCACCTACCAGAACGAGGAGATCGGTCTCACCTCGGTCCTGACCGCCAACTACAGCGACTGGAACCTCGCCACGCCCGGTGCCGACTCGACTGCAACGTTCCTGGACCTGCACGTGACCCAGAAGCTCGCGTCGTCCTCGGACCGGTCACCGGAGCTCTTCTTCTCGGTGCGCAACATCCTGGACACCAAGCTGTACCAGTACGAGTTCCGCCCCGCGGCACCGCGGTGGTTTGAGTTCGGGGGGAGGCTACGCTTCTGA
- a CDS encoding HD domain-containing phosphohydrolase gives MLMLEAENLRLLRELERHRREKRHACEVAVDLLTSIAEARDRETGRHVKRVQDYTLALGNALKLDSPYSSLLSRQWIERLVRVVPLHDIGKIGIPDRILLKPASLSREEFEVMKTHTRIGRDIIAAADRDSGGACCNPEEGALVFQMAADIALWHHERWDGLGYPDGLAGEAIPLAARIVSVADVFDALTTSRVYKKAFSWKRASAYIVSMSGVRFDPYVVAAFTRLLPQVETIAQGHDGVSHPETSTIGTIRQATGPAPRNGIGCPDAAGATTCTTQGSETIDGPLSRTITQSDTEEGTMRALIVDDDELDRKLLERVLKPFCHVDCAATGEEALQKFVTALGEQTPYGLVCLDYNLPGISGAKTAQLIRQEEGKTRGFPATTVCALSGAPEAPGEFYMRLGDDPHFFLNQKPYNRTNLMRAVSFGLRRWGVKSDSHDYCVGQAIGQ, from the coding sequence ATGCTGATGCTGGAGGCCGAGAACCTGCGCCTTTTGCGCGAACTCGAGCGCCACCGCCGTGAGAAAAGACACGCGTGCGAGGTGGCGGTGGACCTGCTGACGAGCATCGCCGAGGCACGGGACCGGGAGACCGGGCGCCACGTAAAGCGGGTGCAGGACTACACGCTGGCACTGGGGAACGCGCTGAAGCTCGACTCACCGTACTCCTCCCTGCTGAGCCGGCAGTGGATAGAGCGCCTGGTAAGGGTGGTCCCGCTGCACGACATCGGGAAGATCGGCATCCCGGACCGCATCCTGCTCAAACCCGCCTCGCTTAGCCGGGAAGAGTTCGAGGTCATGAAGACCCACACCCGCATCGGCCGAGACATCATCGCCGCAGCCGACAGGGACAGCGGCGGGGCCTGCTGCAATCCCGAGGAGGGCGCCCTCGTCTTCCAGATGGCCGCCGACATCGCGCTTTGGCACCACGAGCGCTGGGACGGCCTGGGCTATCCCGACGGCCTGGCGGGGGAGGCCATTCCGCTTGCCGCGCGCATCGTCTCGGTGGCCGACGTCTTCGATGCCCTGACCACTTCCCGGGTGTACAAGAAGGCCTTTTCGTGGAAGCGTGCGAGCGCCTACATCGTCTCCATGAGCGGAGTCCGGTTCGACCCCTACGTCGTGGCCGCTTTCACGCGGCTTTTGCCCCAGGTCGAGACCATCGCGCAAGGCCACGACGGCGTGAGCCATCCCGAAACATCAACTATCGGCACAATCAGGCAGGCAACCGGCCCGGCCCCGAGGAACGGGATAGGATGCCCCGATGCAGCCGGCGCCACCACCTGCACTACACAAGGGAGCGAGACCATCGACGGGCCTCTTTCCCGCACCATAACGCAATCGGACACGGAGGAGGGAACCATGCGTGCGCTCATAGTCGACGACGACGAACTGGACCGCAAGCTTCTGGAACGGGTGTTGAAGCCGTTTTGCCACGTGGACTGCGCGGCAACCGGGGAAGAGGCGTTGCAGAAGTTCGTGACGGCCCTAGGCGAGCAGACCCCTTACGGGCTCGTCTGTCTGGACTACAACCTCCCCGGCATTTCCGGCGCAAAGACGGCGCAGCTCATCCGCCAGGAGGAGGGGAAAACTCGGGGCTTCCCCGCCACCACGGTATGCGCGCTCTCCGGGGCTCCCGAGGCTCCGGGAGAGTTCTACATGCGCCTTGGCGACGATCCCCACTTCTTCCTGAACCAGAAGCCGTACAACAGGACCAACCTCATGCGTGCGGTCAGCTTCGGCCTGCGGCGCTGGGGGGTAAAGAGCGACTCCCATGATTACTGCGTCGGACAAGCAATCGGTCAATGA
- the ald gene encoding alanine dehydrogenase, giving the protein MVVGILKEIKVEENRVSMTPAGVEVMVGHGHTMLVESGAGNGSGFSDDAYRKAGAEIVAEPAEIYARAEMVMHVKEPQPSEYEMIREGQIVFTYFHFAASEGLTRAFMKSGGVAVAYETITGPGNTLPLLTPMSEVAGRMAAQQAAKYAERAQGGRGILLGGVPGVAPATVVVIGGGVVGTHAAQMACGLGAKVYLLDMNLERLRHLSEVMPKNCFPVMSSPAVIRELVQQADVVIGAVLVHGAKAPKLVTRDMLKGMKPGAVLVDVAIDQGGCFETSRATTHREPTYLEEGVLHYCVANMPGAVPLTSTAALTNATLSYAVSLAERGWREVARESAGVREGINIALGQVTYRGVADAFGLPYTPVEALLG; this is encoded by the coding sequence ATGGTCGTCGGGATACTGAAGGAAATCAAGGTCGAAGAGAATCGTGTCAGCATGACCCCCGCCGGGGTCGAGGTCATGGTGGGGCACGGGCACACCATGCTGGTCGAGAGCGGCGCCGGCAACGGCAGCGGGTTCTCCGATGACGCCTATCGCAAGGCGGGCGCCGAGATCGTGGCTGAACCGGCCGAGATCTACGCACGGGCCGAGATGGTCATGCACGTGAAGGAACCGCAGCCAAGCGAGTACGAGATGATCCGCGAGGGGCAGATCGTTTTCACCTACTTCCACTTCGCCGCCTCGGAGGGACTCACCCGTGCCTTCATGAAGAGCGGGGGGGTAGCCGTCGCCTATGAGACCATCACCGGTCCCGGTAACACGCTCCCGCTGCTCACCCCGATGAGCGAGGTCGCCGGCCGCATGGCGGCGCAGCAGGCCGCCAAGTACGCGGAGCGGGCCCAGGGGGGGCGCGGCATCCTGTTGGGAGGCGTTCCCGGCGTCGCACCGGCCACCGTCGTCGTGATCGGTGGCGGCGTGGTGGGGACCCACGCGGCGCAGATGGCCTGCGGCCTGGGTGCCAAGGTCTACCTCCTCGACATGAACCTCGAACGCCTGCGCCACCTCTCCGAGGTCATGCCGAAGAACTGCTTCCCGGTCATGTCTTCTCCCGCCGTCATCCGCGAGCTGGTGCAGCAGGCGGACGTGGTGATCGGCGCCGTGCTCGTGCACGGGGCGAAGGCGCCCAAGCTTGTGACCCGCGACATGCTGAAGGGGATGAAGCCGGGCGCGGTCTTGGTCGACGTCGCCATCGATCAGGGGGGGTGTTTCGAGACTTCGCGCGCGACCACGCACCGCGAGCCGACCTACCTCGAGGAGGGGGTGCTGCACTACTGCGTGGCGAACATGCCCGGCGCGGTGCCGCTAACCTCGACGGCCGCCCTCACCAACGCAACACTCTCCTATGCCGTGTCGCTGGCCGAACGCGGCTGGCGCGAGGTCGCGCGCGAGAGCGCCGGCGTGCGTGAGGGGATCAACATCGCTTTGGGCCAGGTCACCTACCGCGGCGTCGCCGACGCCTTCGGGCTCCCCTACACCCCGGTGGAGGCGCTGCTGGGATAG
- a CDS encoding PilZ domain-containing protein: MGAPGQEAGWSTVDEKGDGVPAGRGERVDARIAIFEGPYQKKLVLNYSVNVSRGGLFLETSHLRPVDTLLTIKFKLSDRDSVISCQARVAWVRERGRKKHKLPSGMGLCFVGLSLADLHALRRFLERSSIIPVW, encoded by the coding sequence ATGGGTGCACCAGGGCAAGAGGCGGGGTGGAGCACGGTGGATGAGAAGGGGGACGGCGTCCCGGCGGGAAGGGGGGAGCGCGTCGACGCCAGGATCGCCATCTTCGAAGGTCCCTATCAGAAAAAGCTGGTATTGAACTATTCGGTCAACGTGAGCCGGGGCGGTCTCTTCCTCGAGACTTCCCACCTCCGCCCGGTGGACACCCTTTTGACCATCAAGTTCAAGCTCTCGGACCGTGACTCCGTCATCTCCTGCCAGGCCCGGGTGGCCTGGGTCCGCGAGCGGGGAAGGAAGAAACATAAGCTCCCCTCCGGCATGGGCCTTTGTTTCGTGGGGCTTTCCCTTGCGGACCTGCATGCCCTCAGAAGGTTTTTGGAGCGCTCCAGCATCATCCCGGTCTGGTAG
- a CDS encoding ABC transporter substrate-binding protein, whose product MRAPIPLMLLFLIMLVSPRPAEALDVLILQSGRSPVYTDALRGLHGAAKLDSKTLVLSDYSDVDVQRLVREERPRLLIALGDRALSECRKTREVPVLALLSLALTQRAVPDHVGGIAMTAAPERYLELFSQMRVRRVGVLYDPRLSGLYVKRAVTEAEGYGVTIVTETLRNPRDLQGKLEQLKGDIDLLWLLPDSTAITTVNLEALLVFSMTQGVPAVSFTGQYLKNGAAVALDIDPHDLGWQAGEMAQSLLRSSGGHRVPIVDPRKVRLQVNESVLRKLHLKPPSP is encoded by the coding sequence ATGCGCGCACCGATCCCCTTAATGCTGCTTTTCCTCATCATGCTGGTGTCGCCACGCCCGGCCGAGGCCCTGGACGTGCTCATCCTGCAAAGCGGCCGCAGCCCCGTCTATACCGACGCGCTGCGCGGGCTGCACGGCGCGGCCAAACTCGACTCGAAGACCCTCGTGCTCTCGGACTACTCCGACGTCGACGTGCAGCGCCTGGTCAGGGAGGAGCGCCCGAGGCTTTTGATCGCGCTGGGGGACCGCGCGCTGAGCGAATGCCGCAAGACCCGGGAGGTCCCGGTGCTCGCCCTGCTATCCCTGGCGCTCACCCAGAGGGCGGTCCCGGATCATGTAGGCGGCATCGCCATGACCGCCGCGCCGGAGCGCTACCTCGAACTCTTCTCCCAGATGCGGGTCAGGCGGGTGGGGGTGCTCTACGACCCGAGGCTCTCGGGGCTCTACGTCAAACGAGCAGTCACCGAGGCGGAGGGTTACGGCGTCACCATCGTCACCGAGACGCTGCGCAACCCGCGCGACCTGCAGGGGAAACTGGAGCAACTGAAGGGGGACATCGACCTTCTATGGCTGTTGCCGGACAGCACCGCCATCACCACGGTCAACCTGGAGGCGCTCCTCGTCTTTTCCATGACCCAGGGGGTCCCGGCGGTGAGCTTCACCGGGCAGTACCTGAAAAACGGCGCCGCGGTCGCTCTCGACATCGACCCACACGACCTCGGATGGCAGGCGGGCGAAATGGCCCAGTCCCTCCTGCGTTCCAGCGGGGGGCACCGGGTCCCCATCGTCGACCCGCGCAAGGTCCGGCTCCAGGTCAACGAGAGCGTGCTGCGCAAACTGCACTTGAAGCCCCCCTCCCCTTAA
- a CDS encoding response regulator: MIRVLLTDDHKILREGLKGLLHDTDDITVVGEAGDIQELFARLGSVACDVIVLDISLPGRSGLDALKQLKAEGITTPVLVLSMHPEEQYAIRAIRSGAAGYLTKETASQELVHAIRKVHTGGKYLSSNLAERLFTELANPRGAEPHTLLSDREYQIMCMIGSGLTLTGIADKLALSVKTISTYRTRVLLKMGMKNNAELTTYVVKNGLLCDNA, translated from the coding sequence ATGATAAGGGTTTTGCTCACTGACGATCACAAGATACTGCGCGAGGGGCTCAAGGGGCTTTTGCACGACACCGACGACATCACCGTGGTCGGCGAGGCGGGGGACATCCAGGAGCTGTTCGCCCGTTTGGGGAGTGTGGCCTGCGACGTCATCGTCCTCGACATCTCGCTTCCCGGCAGAAGCGGTCTTGACGCCCTGAAGCAGTTGAAGGCCGAGGGGATTACGACGCCGGTGCTGGTACTCAGCATGCACCCGGAGGAGCAGTACGCCATCCGCGCCATCCGCTCCGGCGCCGCCGGCTACCTCACCAAGGAGACCGCCTCCCAGGAACTGGTGCACGCGATCCGCAAGGTCCACACCGGCGGCAAGTACCTGAGCTCGAACCTCGCGGAGCGACTCTTCACCGAGCTCGCCAATCCCCGCGGAGCGGAGCCGCACACGCTTCTTTCCGACCGCGAGTACCAGATCATGTGCATGATCGGCTCCGGGCTCACCCTGACCGGCATCGCCGACAAGCTCGCCCTGAGCGTCAAGACCATCAGCACCTACCGGACCCGGGTTCTGCTCAAGATGGGGATGAAGAACAACGCGGAACTGACCACCTACGTCGTAAAAAACGGACTTCTGTGCGACAACGCCTGA
- a CDS encoding Lrp/AsnC family transcriptional regulator, with the protein MRNLAETAVDRIDRAILNELQRDGRLTNVQLAELVGLSESACLRRVRLLEQSGIIDRYVMLVDQGRAGKPGNVFVRVTLDGQQRERLSAFEEAIATVPEVMECYLMSGDVDYLMRVAVKDTDDYLRLHNKLTGLPGVLRVQSSFALRTVVSRTSLPL; encoded by the coding sequence ATGAGGAATCTTGCGGAAACAGCCGTAGACAGGATTGATCGGGCCATCCTGAACGAGTTGCAGAGGGACGGCAGGCTGACCAACGTGCAGTTGGCCGAGCTCGTCGGGCTTTCCGAGTCCGCCTGCCTGCGCCGGGTGCGCCTTCTGGAGCAAAGCGGCATCATCGACCGCTACGTGATGCTGGTGGATCAGGGGCGAGCGGGCAAACCGGGGAACGTCTTCGTGCGGGTGACGCTTGACGGGCAGCAGCGCGAGAGGCTTTCGGCCTTCGAGGAGGCGATCGCCACGGTTCCCGAGGTGATGGAGTGCTACCTCATGTCCGGCGACGTCGATTACCTGATGCGCGTCGCGGTGAAGGACACGGACGACTACCTGCGCCTGCACAACAAGCTGACCGGGCTCCCCGGCGTTTTACGGGTGCAGTCGTCCTTCGCGCTGCGCACCGTGGTGAGCAGAACCTCGCTCCCTTTGTGA